In Rhizophagus irregularis chromosome 26, complete sequence, one genomic interval encodes:
- a CDS encoding uncharacterized protein (SECRETED:cutsite_VNA-AP; SECRETED:prob_0.9029); SECRETED:SignalP(1-20), whose protein sequence is MSQIFILAFVLFATLFAVNAAPLALEKRDIRIQPCPGLPPGVVGLNVTVTPDPVPGTEETFDIKGTTKKDIVTGDFLSIAFIDDVTEQSIGDPLVFYMILYIYFDLII, encoded by the coding sequence atgagtcaaatttttattttggcaTTCGTTTTATTTGCTACACTTTTTGCGGTCAATGCAGCACCACTTGCACTTGAAAAAAGAGATATTCGAATTCAACCATGTCCTGGTTTGCCACCAGGTGTAGTGGGACTCAATGTAACAGTGACACCTGATCCTGTTCCTGGAACAGAAGAAACGTTTGACATTAAAGGAACAACGAAAAAAGACATTGTCACTGGAGATTTTCTTAGTATTGCATTCATCGATGATGTCACGGAACAATCCATAGGAGATCCCCttgttttttatatgatactttacatatattttgatttaattatttga